Proteins encoded within one genomic window of Ranitomeya variabilis isolate aRanVar5 chromosome 4, aRanVar5.hap1, whole genome shotgun sequence:
- the LOC143767846 gene encoding olfactory receptor 5G9-like, with product MDSRNFTRVSEFILTSLSDVPEFQILIFIVFLIIYIITVLGNLSIICAYMLSLNLHTPMYFFLGHFSFLEICYISINIPKMLANSLAKQKTISFHGCMVQVYTFGLCGGTECYVLAAMAYDRYVAICHPLLYSVIMRQTVNILLIVGSYLVGSTNSLIHTVITFTLPFCGSNRINHIFCDIPPILQLACADTRMNQIVIFVTSVCVVVVSFIFIVISYSYIIAAIISLYSTPGRRKAFSTCSSHFTVVTIFYGSVMFMYLKPESSSPSQDRLVAVMYTVIAPLLNPFIYSLRNNDVKRALLKIYHKLKLPS from the coding sequence ATGGATAGTAGAAATTTTACAAGAGTATCAGAATTCATTCTCACCAGCCTTTCCGACGTTCCCGAGTTCCAGATTTTAATTTTCATAGTGTTTTTAATCATCTATATCATTACCGTACTTGGAAACCTGTCTATAATTTGTGCTTACATGCTGAGTTTAAACCTTCATACGCCTATGTATTTTTTTCTTGGACACTTTTCATTTCTTGAGATATGCTACATCTCTATCAATATTCCGAAAATGTTGGCCAACTCATTGGCTAAACAGAAAACCATCTCCTTCCATGGCTGCATGGTACAAGTCTACACTTTTGGTCTTTGTGGTGGGACTGAATGCTACGTGTTAGCGGCCATGGCTTATGATCGATATGTTGCCATATGTCATCCGCTCTTGTATAGCGTCATTATGAGGCAGACAGTTAATATTCTGCTGATAGTTGGATCCTACCTTGTTGGGTCAACGAACTCTCTTATACACACAGTCATCACCTTTACGTTACCGTTCTGTGGGTCTAATAGGATAAACCATATTTTCTGTGATATTCCGCCCATACTTCAACTGGCCTGTGCCGACACCAGGATGAATCAGATTGTTATATTTGTAACTAGTGTTTGTGTGGTGGTCGTTTCATTTATATTCATAGTAATATCCTACAGCTATATCATAGCAGCCATCATAAGTCTCTATTCCACCCCTGGAAGAAGGAAGGCTTTTTCTACTTGTTCATCCCATTTCACAGTTGTTACAATATTTTATGGGTCTGTTATGttcatgtatttaaaacctgagtcCAGTTCCCCAAGCCAGGACCGCTTGGTTGCTGTTATGTACACAGTTATTGCTCCCTTGTTAAACCCTTTTATATACAGTCTACGAAATAATGACGTAAAGAGGGCCCTG